Genomic window (Marinitoga sp. 1197):
GTGGTGAAAATATGTATAGTATAAAAAATGCTTTTATGAGAATTAGCTTTATATATTTTTTAATTCCAATTTTACTATTATCCACATATTTTTCTGCAAAGATTTATTATATGAATATTAGAAATGAAACCACCTTAATAAAATCTAAAATATTAGATTTAAAATCAGTAATAAATTTAAATCTTCAGAATAAAGTAAACTTAATAAATACAGTTTCTAATAAAATAAAAAGCAATGATCATGTTAATATAAATGAAATATTAAAAACAACATACGAATTTTATAAAGCGGATATAGAATACATATTTTTTGCCAATAAATCTGGACAGTTATATATTTATCCTGAAATCAGTATTCCAGAAAATTTTAATCTTAAAGATAAAAAATGGTATAAAGATGCCTTAAAAGAAAATTTTTCTCTTACAAATTCATATGCTGATATTGAAAAAACAAAAATAGTTATAACTATTTCAAAAGCTGTATTTAATGAAAATAACGAATTAATAGGAGTTTTAGCTCTTGATTTAAAATATGATAATTTACTTAAAATATTAAAAACTTTTAATTTAAAAGAAGATGAAAATTTATATATTATAAATAATGACGGGGAAGTTATTTTTAATAATTCTAAAGTAAAGAAAATGAATGATTTAATAAAAAAAGATTTGATAGATATTTTTGGTTCAATAAAAGAAAATGGAAAAACTTTTTATTATGCTAAAATAAATAATATTTATTTAGTCTATCAGTTTAATGATAAAAATATTATTAAAAAGGCTTTTATAAGATCAATTTCTTATTTTTTCTCCTTTGTCATTATAATATTTATTATTCTTTATCTTTTAAAAAGGTATTTAATAAAAGAAATCATATATCCTATAAATGCATTATCCAAAATAACAAAAGATTTTACATTAAATCTTAATAAGCAAAAATTTGAAGGATTTATTTTACCAAAATCGAATCTCCAAGAAATTAATGAAATAAGCATATCTTATAGTAAACTGTTAGGTAGCGTAACTGCTTCTATTACAAATTTAAAAATGTTAAATAATCAGCTAAAGTTGATGTATTACACTAATGAAAAGATTAATAAAACTTTTTATAATTTTTTATCTTTAATAAATCAAATAGATAATGAAAAATTAAATATAGATGAATATTTCAAATCTGTTTTAGAATATTTAATTCTTCATATAAAAGAAGCAAAATATGGAAGTATGTCAATTTTAAAAGATAATAAATGGGAATATATAGCTGCTGTTGGACATGATATTAACATATTAAAATCATTAAATATACCTGTTAATAATTTTGATTTTTCTGATTTCTATGAAACAGTAAAAATTGTAACTTACAATGAAATATTTGAAATAGACAAAGAAAATATCGATACAGAAATTTATAATAGTTTAAAAAAAGCTACAAAAAAATTTGAATATGCAATGTTATATTCTTCAAAATTAGAAGGTTGCTTATTACTTATTTCATTGGAAACACCAGATGAAAAAGGTTTTTCAAATGAAAGTAAAGAAATATTTAAAGCTTATGCAAATCTTGCAAAAATATTTTTAAACAAAAAATTTGAAATGACAAAAATAGAGAATATTTATTTTAAATTTGCAGAAAAGTTAGCCTCTATAGCTGAAGGACATGATGATATCACAGGAAAACATATATATAGAGTAGGAGAAATATCCGCTTTTATTGCAGAAAAAATGGAATACGACAAAAATTTTATTAACAAAATAAGAAAATTTGCACCACTTCATGATATTGGCAAAGTATATGTCCCATATGAAATTCTTACTAAAAAAGATAAACTAACCGATGAAGAATGGGAAGAGATGAAAAAACATCCATTATACTCAAAAAAACTATTATCTGGCGATGATTATTTTAA
Coding sequences:
- a CDS encoding HD domain-containing phosphohydrolase, coding for MYSIKNAFMRISFIYFLIPILLLSTYFSAKIYYMNIRNETTLIKSKILDLKSVINLNLQNKVNLINTVSNKIKSNDHVNINEILKTTYEFYKADIEYIFFANKSGQLYIYPEISIPENFNLKDKKWYKDALKENFSLTNSYADIEKTKIVITISKAVFNENNELIGVLALDLKYDNLLKILKTFNLKEDENLYIINNDGEVIFNNSKVKKMNDLIKKDLIDIFGSIKENGKTFYYAKINNIYLVYQFNDKNIIKKAFIRSISYFFSFVIIIFIILYLLKRYLIKEIIYPINALSKITKDFTLNLNKQKFEGFILPKSNLQEINEISISYSKLLGSVTASITNLKMLNNQLKLMYYTNEKINKTFYNFLSLINQIDNEKLNIDEYFKSVLEYLILHIKEAKYGSMSILKDNKWEYIAAVGHDINILKSLNIPVNNFDFSDFYETVKIVTYNEIFEIDKENIDTEIYNSLKKATKKFEYAMLYSSKLEGCLLLISLETPDEKGFSNESKEIFKAYANLAKIFLNKKFEMTKIENIYFKFAEKLASIAEGHDDITGKHIYRVGEISAFIAEKMEYDKNFINKIRKFAPLHDIGKVYVPYEILTKKDKLTDEEWEEMKKHPLYSKKLLSGDDYFKEALNIALYHHENCDGSGYPFGLKCDQIPIEASIVKIADIYDALRDNRPYKKAFSHEKTVQIILKGDNRTMPEHFHPEILKVFEKYHNEIKIIWEKINKFGGDINEFKI